From one Bacteroides fragilis NCTC 9343 genomic stretch:
- a CDS encoding phosphoribosylaminoimidazolecarboxamide formyltransferase, translating to MTNELELKYGCNPNQKPARIFIKEGELPIEVLNGRPGYINLLDALNSWQLVKELKEATGLPAAASFKHVSPAGAAVAVEMNDTLKKIYFVDDMELSPMATAYARARGADRMSSYGDFIALSDICDEPTARIINREVSDGVIAPGYTPEALEILRNKRKGTYNVIKIDPAYRPAPIEHKDVFGITFEQGRNELKIDESLLKEMPTRNRIIPADAQRDLIIALITLKYTQSNSVCYAKDGQAIGIGAGQQSRIHCTRLAGNKADIWYLRQHPKVMNLPWKEKIRRADRDNTIDVYISDDYMDVLADGVWEQFFTRKPEVLTREEKRAWLDTQSGVALGSDAFFPFGDNIERAYKSGVSYIAQPGGSVRDDHVIETCDKYDIAMAFTGIRLFHH from the coding sequence ATGACAAACGAACTGGAACTGAAATACGGTTGCAACCCCAACCAAAAGCCCGCGCGTATCTTTATTAAAGAAGGTGAGTTGCCTATCGAAGTCCTGAACGGACGCCCCGGATATATCAATCTATTGGACGCCCTCAACAGTTGGCAATTAGTGAAAGAGCTGAAAGAAGCGACCGGACTTCCGGCAGCTGCTTCATTCAAGCATGTAAGCCCGGCAGGTGCTGCGGTAGCAGTAGAAATGAACGACACGTTGAAGAAGATTTATTTCGTAGACGACATGGAACTCTCTCCGATGGCAACTGCATACGCCCGTGCCCGAGGTGCGGACCGAATGTCATCATACGGAGACTTTATCGCCCTTTCCGATATCTGTGACGAACCGACTGCCCGAATCATCAACCGTGAAGTATCGGATGGCGTGATTGCTCCCGGCTATACTCCGGAAGCACTTGAGATCCTGAGAAACAAACGTAAAGGTACATATAATGTCATCAAGATCGATCCGGCCTACCGTCCGGCTCCCATCGAACATAAGGATGTATTCGGAATCACATTTGAACAGGGACGAAATGAACTGAAGATAGACGAAAGCCTGCTAAAGGAAATGCCTACCCGTAACCGGATCATCCCGGCCGATGCCCAACGCGACCTGATTATCGCACTGATCACTTTAAAATATACACAATCCAACTCTGTCTGCTATGCCAAAGACGGACAAGCTATCGGCATCGGTGCAGGACAGCAATCACGCATTCATTGTACCCGCCTGGCCGGAAACAAAGCCGATATCTGGTATTTGCGCCAACACCCGAAAGTAATGAATCTGCCCTGGAAAGAAAAAATACGCCGTGCCGACCGCGACAATACAATCGATGTATACATCTCGGACGACTACATGGACGTACTGGCCGATGGTGTATGGGAACAATTCTTCACCCGGAAACCGGAAGTGCTGACCCGTGAAGAAAAACGTGCATGGCTCGATACCCAATCGGGAGTAGCTTTAGGATCGGATGCTTTCTTCCCGTTTGGAGACAACATTGAGCGCGCGTACAAAAGCGGTGTGAGCTACATTGCCCAACCGGGAGGTTCTGTTCGTGACGATCATGTGATAGAAACTTGTGATAAATATGACATAGCAATGGCCTTTACAGGTATCCGCCTGTTCCACCATTGA